AAAGGGTTAAACATTGAGTTTACTAGTGTGATCCAGTTCATTATTTCAAACACAGGAAGGGGCACTGATGCCTTAATGGGAGTAAGAAAtgagatacaaaaaaagaaaggagtcCAGCAGACAAGAAAGACTCCCATCACGATAGCCAGAGTTTTGGTtgcttttctctccatcttacTGACAGTTGCTTCAGACTTTTTGTTCTGACAGGTTGTGTTCTGGATGCTGTTTGCCTGTTTCTGTGCAACAAGgaaaattttcaggtaaatacTAAGCATGACAATGGCAGGAatataaaaggcaaaaatacaTGCCAAGATGATCGATAATACAGCATTAATTAAACAACTATCTCCACATCTGCCTCGATATAGACCTTCAACCATGATGCCAAATCCGATTACAGCAGCAATGAACCAGCTTATCAGGATCATAATCCCGGT
This window of the Plectropomus leopardus isolate mb unplaced genomic scaffold, YSFRI_Pleo_2.0 unplaced_scaffold29514, whole genome shotgun sequence genome carries:
- the LOC121938445 gene encoding trace amine-associated receptor 1-like is translated as MRPEGTFNGTFTVDDGHPCFDSHDGNYVFTSHPSVACVLLYIFLGLLSLVTVCGNLLVVISIIYFKQLHMPTNYLILSLAVADLLVGSLVCPLSMAYTVTSCRYNPGFFYRYYAVCQPLFYKTKITDRVTGIMILISWFIAAVIGFGIMVEGLYRGRCGDSCLINAVLSIILACIFAFYIPAIVMLSIYLKIFLVAQKQANSIQNTTCQNKKSEATVSKMERKATKTLAIVMGVFLVCWTPFFFCISFLTPIKASVPLPVFEIMNWITLVNSMF